The following proteins come from a genomic window of bacterium:
- a CDS encoding PAC2 family protein, whose product MVKLQKEPKLNSPYLVAAWPGMGNVALKAATYLREKLRAEEFGEIEADGFFHPVNASIQGNIIETPKFPKSKFYYWKDSKSLHDLVIFLGEAQPSQEKEYEFACEILDLAGKFGVERVYTFAAMPSVMEHTNEPKVWGVVTHPSLAKDLIDYGVSLMNEGQISGMNGLLLAVAKEKGFQGICLLGELPYYTIQIENPKSSKAVLEILCKMLGMEVDTSELDYQAKQIEGGIEKFVDYFKLQGMHELKKPISDEEIEKIKEGLNAHTRIPDSAKEKIQKLFQEAKKDISKARELKAELDRWDIYRQYEDKFLDLFKKGHH is encoded by the coding sequence ATGGTTAAACTTCAAAAGGAGCCTAAATTGAATAGTCCTTATCTGGTTGCAGCATGGCCGGGCATGGGGAATGTGGCATTAAAAGCAGCCACTTATTTAAGGGAGAAATTGAGGGCAGAAGAATTCGGAGAGATTGAAGCTGACGGATTCTTCCACCCCGTGAATGCTTCTATCCAGGGTAATATCATAGAAACACCGAAATTTCCCAAAAGCAAGTTCTACTACTGGAAAGACAGTAAGTCTCTGCATGACTTGGTGATATTTTTGGGCGAAGCTCAACCTTCCCAGGAAAAAGAGTATGAATTTGCTTGTGAAATTTTAGATTTGGCAGGAAAGTTTGGGGTGGAAAGAGTATATACTTTTGCAGCCATGCCTTCTGTTATGGAACATACCAACGAGCCCAAAGTTTGGGGAGTGGTAACTCATCCTTCCCTGGCAAAGGATTTAATAGATTACGGGGTCTCTTTGATGAACGAGGGGCAAATCAGCGGGATGAATGGGTTATTATTAGCAGTGGCCAAGGAGAAAGGATTTCAAGGCATCTGCTTGTTAGGTGAACTCCCCTATTATACTATCCAGATAGAGAATCCTAAATCCTCTAAGGCAGTTTTGGAAATCCTGTGTAAAATGCTAGGAATGGAAGTAGACACCTCAGAGCTCGATTACCAGGCAAAGCAAATAGAGGGAGGGATTGAAAAATTTGTCGATTACTTTAAACTCCAGGGAATGCATGAGCTAAAAAAACCAATAAGTGACGAGGAAATTGAGAAAATAAAAGAGGGCCTTAACGCCCACACCAGGATTCCAGATTCTGCTAAAGAGAAGATTCAAAAACTCTTCCAGGAAGCAAAAAAAGACATCTCCAAGGCAAGAGAATTAAAAGCAGAACTGGACAGATGGGATATATATAGGCAGTATGAAGATAAGTTCCTTGACCTGTTCAAGAAAGGTCACCATTAA
- a CDS encoding 16S rRNA (uracil(1498)-N(3))-methyltransferase, translated as MPHFFVSPKDIKGNEILITGNEAKHIITVLRKREGDKIDIFDGYGNEFRVRILEIDRYAGLPRVKAEIITQKRKETEPKLKIMLFQAIPKGNRLDFIIQKSTEIGISEIVPITTERTIVRLDCKRIKQRALRWQKIAQEAAKQSRRSAIPKVGPVLDFSQALKEFSAKKPRMGIIAWEMEEKNHLRKVLRSSVGGGISRLPLAIFIGPEGGFTPEEVDEARRAGVVPVSLGSRILRSETAGLVVAIVALYESRDLG; from the coding sequence ATGCCCCATTTTTTTGTATCACCAAAAGATATAAAAGGTAACGAAATTCTGATTACCGGCAATGAAGCAAAGCATATTATAACTGTTCTCAGGAAGAGGGAAGGGGATAAGATAGATATATTTGATGGGTATGGGAATGAGTTCAGAGTGAGGATTTTGGAGATAGATAGATATGCAGGGCTTCCCAGAGTAAAAGCAGAGATAATTACCCAAAAAAGAAAGGAAACAGAGCCAAAACTCAAGATAATGCTCTTCCAGGCGATTCCTAAAGGGAATAGGCTCGACTTCATTATTCAGAAGTCTACGGAGATAGGTATTTCAGAAATAGTGCCCATAACTACTGAAAGAACGATAGTAAGACTCGATTGTAAGAGGATTAAACAAAGAGCTCTTCGCTGGCAGAAGATTGCCCAGGAAGCGGCAAAACAATCGAGGAGAAGCGCCATACCCAAAGTGGGTCCTGTTTTAGATTTCTCCCAGGCATTGAAGGAATTTTCAGCGAAAAAGCCCCGGATGGGCATAATCGCCTGGGAAATGGAAGAGAAAAACCACTTAAGAAAGGTGCTGAGAAGTAGTGTAGGGGGTGGAATTTCCCGGTTGCCTCTGGCTATATTTATTGGTCCTGAAGGTGGGTTTACTCCAGAAGAGGTGGATGAGGCAAGGAGAGCGGGAGTGGTCCCGGTCAGTTTGGGGTCCAGGATACTACGCAGCGAAACTGCGGGACTGGTTGTTGCCATAGTAGCCCTTTACGAATCACGAGACCTTGGCTGA
- the lepA gene encoding translation elongation factor 4, whose amino-acid sequence MREDIRNFSIIAHIDHGKSTLADRILEFTKAVSAREMRDQVLDDMDLEREKGITIKAKAIRLDYVASDGKKYILNLIDTPGHVDFTYEVARSLVACEGTLLVVDACQGVEAQTLANAHLAKENNLKIIPVINKIDLPNADILSVKRQIMKIMNVDEGDILQTSAKLGKGIKEVLEAIVHQIPPPRGSPDGPLSALVFDSVFDPYRGAVIYVRVFDGTLRQGMKIEMMSTGKVFEVNELGVFHLKMVSAPSLEAGEVGYLVAGIKDIHSVKIGDTITDPSRPKAEPYGRLREVKPFVFCGLYPVDSGDYEHLKKALERLGLNDASFEYQAEDSVLGYGFRCGFLGLLHMDIIRERLEREYDLDLVITAPNVVYRIKKVKGGKKKKKASPEEEEETVYINNPANLPPENEIAEIAEPFVRVTIILPGEFLGGVMKLMEKRRAKFISMKYINPQRVILTYELPLAEMIAGFYDRLKSVSRGFASLDYQHIGYKAGDLAKLVILINYQPVEALSVILPREKAFYRAQKIAKELKEVIPRQQIPVPIQAKIENKIIARETIRAFRKDVIAKLYGGDITRKRKLLEKQKEGKKKMKRLGKVDIPQEAFLTFLKFNEEE is encoded by the coding sequence TTGAGGGAAGACATAAGGAACTTTTCCATTATTGCCCATATAGACCATGGGAAGTCTACTCTTGCCGACAGGATTTTAGAGTTTACCAAGGCGGTAAGTGCCAGGGAGATGAGAGACCAGGTTCTGGACGATATGGACCTGGAGAGGGAGAAAGGAATTACCATAAAGGCAAAAGCAATCAGACTCGACTATGTTGCCAGTGATGGTAAGAAATATATTCTGAATCTAATTGATACCCCGGGACATGTCGATTTCACCTATGAAGTGGCACGGAGTCTTGTTGCCTGTGAAGGGACTCTTCTGGTTGTTGATGCTTGCCAGGGAGTTGAGGCCCAGACCCTGGCAAATGCCCATCTGGCTAAGGAAAATAATCTAAAGATTATTCCGGTGATAAATAAAATCGATTTACCAAATGCAGATATATTAAGTGTGAAACGTCAAATTATGAAGATTATGAATGTTGATGAGGGGGATATTCTTCAGACAAGTGCTAAGTTGGGAAAAGGGATAAAAGAGGTGCTGGAAGCGATTGTTCACCAGATTCCTCCTCCTCGTGGCTCTCCTGATGGACCACTTTCTGCACTGGTCTTCGACTCGGTCTTCGATCCTTACCGGGGAGCAGTTATATATGTAAGAGTATTCGATGGTACCCTACGCCAGGGAATGAAAATAGAGATGATGTCTACAGGAAAAGTTTTTGAAGTTAATGAACTGGGCGTGTTCCATCTAAAGATGGTATCTGCTCCCAGCCTTGAGGCTGGCGAAGTAGGGTATCTGGTTGCTGGTATAAAAGATATACATAGTGTGAAAATTGGAGATACAATTACCGACCCTTCGAGGCCAAAAGCAGAGCCTTATGGCAGGTTAAGGGAGGTAAAGCCTTTTGTCTTTTGTGGGCTCTACCCTGTGGATAGTGGAGATTACGAACATTTGAAGAAAGCTCTGGAAAGGCTCGGGCTAAACGATGCCTCATTTGAGTACCAGGCGGAGGATTCAGTGCTTGGCTATGGCTTTCGCTGTGGATTCTTGGGACTTCTGCACATGGATATAATCAGGGAGCGCCTGGAGAGAGAATATGACCTGGATCTGGTTATCACTGCTCCCAATGTGGTTTACCGAATAAAGAAAGTTAAGGGAGGAAAGAAAAAGAAAAAGGCTTCCCCGGAGGAAGAAGAGGAAACAGTTTATATAAATAACCCAGCCAACCTTCCGCCAGAAAATGAGATTGCCGAGATCGCCGAACCTTTCGTCAGGGTGACCATTATTCTGCCCGGTGAGTTTCTGGGAGGAGTAATGAAACTTATGGAGAAAAGAAGGGCAAAGTTTATTTCTATGAAATATATAAATCCTCAAAGAGTAATTTTGACTTACGAATTGCCCCTTGCGGAAATGATAGCCGGTTTCTATGACCGGTTGAAGTCGGTCAGCCGTGGATTTGCCTCTCTCGATTATCAGCATATCGGTTATAAGGCAGGAGATCTGGCAAAATTGGTAATACTGATAAATTACCAACCGGTGGAGGCCCTTTCTGTAATTCTTCCCCGGGAAAAGGCATTTTATCGAGCACAGAAAATTGCTAAGGAGTTAAAGGAAGTAATTCCCAGACAGCAGATTCCTGTGCCCATTCAAGCCAAAATCGAAAATAAAATCATTGCTCGGGAAACAATTAGAGCTTTCCGCAAGGATGTAATTGCCAAGTTATACGGCGGAGATATTACCAGAAAGAGGAAACTTCTGGAAAAACAGAAGGAAGGCAAGAAAAAAATGAAAAGATTAGGAAAAGTAGACATTCCCCAGGAGGCCTTTCTAACTTTCTTAAAATTTAATGAGGAGGAGTAA
- the lepB gene encoding signal peptidase I, producing MVSILYYLSTGITIVVILFIFFKLPEMQTELKMLIVAGILGVETLLLRWITKRAKEKFLNKVNMTKEWVNTGLVAVVLAWVIMSFIIQAFKIPSGSMMDTLKIGDHIFVAKFIYGVHIPFSKKYIFPLQEPKRKEIVVFQFPLDPKKDFIKRCIGVPGDTIEIKDKKVYVNGELQEEEYAIYTDEKVYPNSRQMPLMYRNRDNLGPLVVPEDFYFVMGDNRDHSYDSRFWGPLERGRIKGKTLFLYWPPKRVRVIR from the coding sequence ATGGTGTCCATTTTGTATTATCTAAGTACTGGTATAACAATTGTAGTTATACTTTTTATCTTCTTTAAGTTACCGGAAATGCAGACCGAGCTCAAAATGTTAATCGTTGCCGGAATTTTGGGTGTGGAGACTTTATTGCTTAGGTGGATTACCAAAAGGGCAAAGGAGAAGTTCCTAAATAAAGTTAACATGACCAAAGAGTGGGTGAACACCGGGCTTGTAGCAGTGGTATTAGCATGGGTAATAATGTCTTTTATTATTCAGGCATTTAAGATACCCTCTGGTTCTATGATGGATACACTTAAGATTGGAGACCACATTTTTGTAGCAAAATTTATTTACGGAGTCCATATTCCTTTCAGTAAGAAATACATCTTTCCCCTTCAGGAGCCCAAGCGAAAAGAAATAGTCGTATTTCAGTTTCCCCTTGACCCCAAGAAGGATTTCATTAAGCGATGTATCGGAGTCCCTGGCGATACAATTGAGATAAAAGATAAGAAAGTCTATGTTAATGGTGAACTACAGGAGGAAGAATACGCTATTTATACAGATGAAAAGGTTTATCCCAACTCTAGGCAGATGCCTCTTATGTATAGGAACCGTGACAATCTTGGCCCCCTTGTTGTTCCGGAAGATTTCTACTTTGTGATGGGTGACAACCGCGACCACAGTTATGATAGCCGTTTTTGGGGTCCCTTAGAGAGAGGGAGGATTAAAGGAAAAACGCTTTTCTTATACTGGCCACCAAAGAGGGTAAGGGTAATCAGATAA
- the dnaK gene encoding molecular chaperone DnaK, whose product MAKIIGIDLGTSNSAAAVMLGGKPTIIPSAEGTTLGGKAFPSYIAFTKDGQRLVGEPARRQAVSNPEGTVMAAKRKMGTDHKYKILGKEYTPQEISAFILQKIREDAEAFVGEKIEKAIITCPAYFNDNQRQATKDAGRIAGLDVERIINEPTAASLAYGIDKAGKEQKIMVFDFGGGTLDVTILDMYFDKTEKTSGFHVEATAGDTHLGGTDMDNTLIDYLAEEFKKETGIDVRNDKMAFQRLREAAEKAKIELSTTLTTEINLPFITADAGGPKHLVKSLSRAKMEELVTPTVEKCRDSVDQALKDAKTTPDGIDRIIMVGGPTRMPIVQRFVENLVGKKVERGVDPMECVAMGAAIQAGVITGDVKEIQLLDVTPLSLGIETLGGIFTKLIEKNTTIPTKKSQIFSTAADNQPAVDVHVLQGERPMARDNTELGTFQLVGIPPAPRGIPQIEVTFDIDVNGILHVTAKDLGTGKEQSMKITAPMKLSEEEIEKMVKEADKFASEDKKRKEEAELRNQADTMVYSTEKSLKEYGDKVSQEEREKIEKTLKAAKEALAGSDLEKIKKTQEELSKASHKLAEEVYKEAAKKREAKPQEEKETKKEEKKEEKKKEKEDVIEAEYEEKDEGEEKKN is encoded by the coding sequence ATGGCAAAGATAATAGGTATTGATCTGGGAACTTCCAATTCTGCAGCAGCAGTTATGCTGGGAGGAAAACCTACAATTATTCCCAGCGCCGAGGGTACTACCCTGGGGGGAAAGGCTTTCCCTTCTTATATCGCTTTTACAAAGGATGGACAGCGACTTGTGGGAGAGCCTGCCAGGAGACAAGCGGTCTCCAATCCCGAAGGAACAGTGATGGCGGCAAAGAGAAAGATGGGTACTGACCATAAGTATAAGATTTTGGGAAAGGAGTATACTCCTCAGGAGATATCCGCGTTCATCCTGCAGAAGATAAGAGAGGATGCAGAAGCATTTGTGGGCGAGAAAATAGAGAAGGCGATAATTACCTGCCCTGCCTACTTTAATGATAATCAGAGACAGGCTACAAAGGATGCGGGGAGAATTGCCGGATTAGATGTGGAGAGGATTATCAATGAACCAACAGCAGCCTCTTTAGCCTATGGAATAGACAAGGCGGGAAAGGAACAGAAGATTATGGTCTTCGACTTTGGAGGAGGAACTCTCGACGTTACCATTCTGGATATGTACTTTGATAAGACAGAAAAGACCAGTGGCTTTCATGTGGAGGCAACTGCTGGAGATACCCATCTCGGCGGGACAGATATGGATAATACTCTAATTGATTATTTAGCAGAGGAGTTTAAGAAGGAAACAGGTATAGATGTGAGAAACGACAAAATGGCTTTTCAACGGCTAAGGGAGGCAGCGGAAAAGGCAAAGATTGAGCTTTCCACTACCCTTACCACAGAGATTAACCTCCCCTTCATTACTGCTGATGCTGGCGGACCAAAACATTTGGTAAAGAGCCTAAGTAGAGCGAAGATGGAGGAGCTGGTCACCCCTACTGTGGAGAAGTGCCGGGACTCAGTGGACCAGGCTCTCAAAGATGCCAAGACTACTCCTGACGGAATTGACCGCATAATTATGGTGGGGGGACCTACAAGGATGCCCATTGTTCAGCGCTTTGTGGAGAACCTTGTGGGGAAAAAGGTTGAAAGAGGTGTTGACCCTATGGAATGCGTGGCTATGGGCGCTGCCATCCAGGCTGGCGTGATTACTGGAGATGTTAAGGAAATCCAGCTCTTGGACGTAACCCCACTTTCCCTGGGAATAGAGACATTGGGAGGAATATTCACAAAATTGATTGAAAAGAACACTACCATTCCTACCAAGAAAAGTCAAATCTTCTCCACGGCAGCAGATAACCAGCCAGCGGTAGATGTCCACGTCTTGCAGGGAGAGCGCCCTATGGCCAGGGATAATACTGAACTGGGGACATTTCAGCTTGTAGGTATTCCTCCTGCTCCTCGCGGGATACCACAGATTGAAGTAACTTTCGATATAGACGTAAATGGCATTCTTCATGTAACTGCAAAAGATCTGGGAACAGGGAAAGAACAGAGTATGAAGATTACCGCTCCTATGAAACTCTCTGAGGAAGAGATAGAAAAGATGGTTAAGGAAGCTGATAAATTTGCCAGTGAGGATAAGAAGCGAAAAGAGGAAGCTGAACTGAGAAATCAGGCGGATACGATGGTCTATTCTACAGAGAAGTCATTGAAGGAGTATGGAGATAAAGTTTCCCAAGAGGAGAGAGAAAAAATAGAGAAAACCTTGAAAGCGGCAAAGGAGGCTTTGGCAGGAAGCGACCTGGAAAAGATAAAAAAGACTCAGGAGGAACTTAGCAAGGCTTCCCATAAATTAGCTGAGGAAGTCTATAAGGAAGCAGCGAAAAAGAGAGAAGCAAAGCCGCAAGAAGAGAAAGAGACAAAGAAAGAGGAGAAAAAGGAAGAAAAGAAGAAAGAAAAAGAAGATGTAATTGAGGCTGAATACGAAGAAAAAGACGAAGGCGAGGAAAAGAAAAATTGA
- the mtaB gene encoding tRNA (N(6)-L-threonylcarbamoyladenosine(37)-C(2))-methylthiotransferase MtaB produces the protein MRQKSIATYTVGCKVNQYETALIEEELAERGFRIVPFSQTADYYLINTCTVTLRTDQKCREYIRSALKRNRRAKIVVTGCYAQRSSQELKRISPQCQVFDNYQKRHIAECLAKEAFAIEKTRESPKKLKLISKFPHHTRAFVKIQDGCRSFCSYCIIPYVRKEVSSRPISEVLNEVNRLLDSGYKEIVLCGINLGSYHQLIPLLEKLNCLPGLERIRISSIEPLHINEEFIGAMKSLSKICHHLHIPLQSGDDHMLKLMNRKYTTQDYQKIMEMVRKSIPDVGISTDLIVGFPGETERRFYNTYDFVNKMSFSKMHIFRFSPRPGTLASRLPGKVSASEMRWRSRILDNLEKELREKFYREYLNKELVILFERKVQGKRENGRAFHSGFSGNYIRVLAPVSEAELNRLISVRINDVNCEFAIGEILH, from the coding sequence ATGAGACAAAAGAGTATTGCTACATATACTGTGGGATGTAAAGTTAACCAGTATGAGACAGCCCTTATTGAAGAAGAGTTAGCAGAGAGAGGGTTTAGGATAGTCCCCTTTTCTCAGACTGCCGATTATTATCTGATTAACACTTGCACCGTTACCCTGAGGACTGACCAGAAGTGCCGTGAGTATATCCGTTCTGCTCTCAAGAGAAACCGCAGGGCAAAAATAGTGGTTACAGGATGTTATGCCCAGAGGAGCTCCCAGGAGTTAAAAAGAATTTCTCCTCAATGTCAGGTCTTTGATAACTACCAGAAGAGGCATATTGCAGAATGTTTAGCAAAAGAAGCTTTTGCAATAGAAAAGACCAGAGAATCTCCCAAAAAGCTTAAATTGATAAGCAAGTTTCCTCACCACACTCGCGCCTTTGTAAAAATTCAGGATGGCTGCAGGTCTTTCTGTTCCTACTGCATCATTCCCTATGTGAGAAAGGAGGTTTCCTCCAGACCCATTAGTGAGGTGTTAAACGAAGTTAACAGGCTCTTGGATTCCGGGTATAAAGAGATTGTCCTTTGCGGCATCAATTTGGGGAGTTATCACCAGCTCATTCCTCTTCTGGAGAAGCTCAACTGTTTACCGGGGCTAGAGAGAATAAGAATTAGTTCAATTGAGCCTTTGCATATTAATGAAGAATTCATCGGAGCAATGAAGTCTCTTTCCAAAATATGCCACCATCTCCATATTCCCCTGCAGAGTGGCGATGACCATATGTTGAAGCTGATGAATCGGAAATACACGACTCAGGATTATCAAAAGATTATGGAAATGGTGCGCAAAAGTATCCCTGATGTGGGGATTTCTACTGATTTGATTGTGGGATTTCCTGGTGAAACAGAACGAAGATTTTACAATACTTATGATTTTGTGAACAAGATGAGTTTCTCTAAGATGCACATATTCAGGTTCTCTCCCAGGCCGGGCACTCTGGCCAGTAGATTACCCGGGAAAGTCTCTGCTTCTGAAATGAGATGGCGCAGCAGGATACTCGATAATTTAGAAAAAGAACTAAGAGAAAAATTTTACCGGGAATATTTGAACAAGGAACTAGTGATTCTCTTTGAACGAAAAGTGCAGGGAAAAAGGGAGAACGGAAGAGCCTTCCATTCCGGTTTCTCAGGTAACTACATTAGAGTCCTCGCCCCGGTAAGCGAGGCTGAGTTGAATAGGTTGATTTCTGTGAGGATTAACGATGTAAACTGTGAATTTGCCATAGGAGAGATTCTACATTGA
- the tatC gene encoding twin-arginine translocase subunit TatC, with the protein MKKSSLSPFKMSLIGHMEELRRRLIICILTVLGCSIFSYLYSDKILTFLKRPFPHPLVFIAPQEPFIITLKVAIFGGIIFALPMITYQVWQFVSSGLKKKEKRYLLFYSPFSLLLFLSGASFAYFLVIPVGLRFLLSFGGSFLQPMISISKYLSFITLMIFAFGIVFELPLVFLFLTRMGIVTPQFLAKKRKVFIIAIFVLAAILTPPDVFTQILLAVPLLILYEVSIWLTKIVAH; encoded by the coding sequence ATGAAAAAAAGTAGCCTGTCCCCTTTTAAAATGAGTCTAATAGGGCATATGGAAGAACTGAGAAGAAGACTCATTATTTGCATCCTTACAGTTCTAGGGTGTTCAATCTTTAGTTACCTCTATTCTGATAAGATTCTCACCTTTTTGAAAAGGCCTTTCCCCCATCCCTTAGTGTTTATAGCACCGCAAGAACCGTTTATCATAACCTTGAAAGTTGCCATATTTGGTGGGATTATATTTGCTTTGCCGATGATAACTTATCAGGTCTGGCAATTTGTTTCCTCAGGTTTAAAAAAGAAAGAAAAGAGGTATTTACTCTTCTACAGTCCATTTTCGCTACTTCTATTCCTGAGTGGGGCAAGCTTTGCTTACTTTCTGGTCATTCCAGTAGGTTTAAGATTTTTGCTCAGTTTCGGTGGTAGTTTTTTGCAGCCCATGATTTCCATAAGCAAATACTTATCTTTCATTACTCTAATGATTTTTGCCTTTGGTATCGTCTTTGAGTTACCACTGGTGTTTCTGTTTCTGACCAGGATGGGCATAGTAACCCCCCAGTTTTTAGCAAAGAAAAGGAAGGTGTTCATTATAGCCATTTTTGTTTTAGCTGCCATTCTTACTCCACCCGATGTTTTCACTCAAATTCTCCTGGCAGTGCCTCTTTTGATTCTTTATGAAGTGAGCATCTGGCTTACAAAGATAGTCGCTCACTAG
- the dnaJ gene encoding molecular chaperone DnaJ → MAKRDYYEVLGINKDASLGDIKKAFRSLALQYHPDRVAPEKKKEAEEKFKEMSEAYAVLSDPKKKVQYDQFGHAGIDASYTYEDIFRGADFRGFEDILRGFGFGESAFGDLFDFFGAGRGRRRRATRGMDLEYSQSITLEEAATGTEKEIGIFHTVTCSQCAGTGAKPGTGRKTCPQCQGTGQLSYSRGGFFTFSFSQTCSRCGGSGEVIETPCAVCNGRGKVKKSSSISLKIPPGVDTGISIRVRGKGEAGEMGGPSGDLYVVIHVKPHKIFEREENDLYIEVPILFTTACLGGEVEVPTLKSSVKMRVPPGTPTDKVFKLKGKGMPSLHGRGQGDEYVKVIVQVPSKLTSEEKKLLEEFRRLEREHSKGIFKKMFRQ, encoded by the coding sequence TTGGCTAAGAGAGATTACTATGAGGTCTTGGGCATAAATAAGGATGCTTCTCTCGGTGATATTAAGAAGGCATTTCGTAGTTTAGCCCTTCAATATCATCCTGATAGAGTTGCCCCGGAGAAGAAGAAAGAAGCAGAGGAGAAGTTTAAAGAGATGTCCGAGGCATATGCTGTGCTTTCTGATCCCAAGAAGAAAGTCCAGTACGACCAGTTCGGCCATGCTGGAATCGATGCCAGTTACACTTATGAAGATATTTTCCGTGGGGCAGATTTTAGGGGCTTTGAGGATATTTTGCGTGGTTTCGGCTTTGGAGAGTCGGCCTTTGGCGACCTTTTCGATTTCTTTGGCGCAGGCAGAGGCAGGAGGAGAAGAGCAACCAGAGGTATGGACCTTGAATATAGTCAAAGCATAACGTTGGAAGAAGCAGCCACAGGGACAGAGAAAGAGATCGGGATTTTCCATACGGTAACCTGTTCCCAATGTGCAGGGACTGGCGCCAAGCCGGGAACAGGAAGGAAGACTTGTCCCCAGTGCCAGGGTACAGGGCAGCTCAGTTATAGCCGGGGAGGATTCTTTACTTTTAGTTTTTCTCAGACCTGTAGTCGCTGTGGTGGCTCAGGTGAAGTCATTGAGACACCCTGTGCGGTATGTAATGGCAGAGGCAAAGTTAAAAAGAGTTCTTCTATTTCTTTAAAGATTCCGCCAGGAGTGGATACGGGAATAAGCATAAGGGTGAGGGGAAAAGGCGAAGCCGGAGAAATGGGTGGTCCCAGTGGAGACCTCTATGTGGTAATCCATGTAAAGCCCCATAAGATTTTTGAGCGTGAAGAAAACGACCTGTATATAGAGGTTCCCATACTGTTTACTACAGCTTGCCTTGGTGGCGAGGTCGAAGTTCCCACTCTAAAAAGTAGTGTAAAAATGCGTGTTCCTCCGGGCACACCTACAGATAAAGTATTTAAACTTAAGGGAAAAGGGATGCCCAGCCTTCATGGTAGAGGTCAGGGGGATGAGTATGTAAAAGTGATTGTCCAGGTGCCCAGTAAGCTCACCTCTGAAGAGAAGAAATTGCTGGAAGAGTTCCGACGTCTGGAACGTGAACATAGTAAAGGAATTTTCAAGAAGATGTTCAGGCAATGA
- the amrS gene encoding AmmeMemoRadiSam system radical SAM enzyme, whose protein sequence is MKGDFYRRKLSRREFFKMCAFSGVALASVPLLVDILKAAASRPKSGEKGFISQREAMFYKKLDETTIQCQLCPRRCTLSEGMRGFCRSREPHEGKHYSMVYGNPCAIHVDPIEKKPLFHFLPQTAAFSIATAGCNLRCKFCQNWQISQFPPEDTVNYELPPEGVVDLAIKYDCPTIAYTYSEPSIFYEYMYDTAVIARERGVKNIYHSNGYLNPEPLKEICKYLDGANVDLKGFTQKFYGELCGATLKPVLNTLETLKEEGVHVEITNLIVPPYNDGMEKIKEMCLWIRDNLGKEVPLHFSRFHPLYKLKNLSPTPVSTLEKARKVALKVGLEYVYIGNVPGHPGENTYCPQDGKLLIHRKGYQILENNVVGGKCKFCGQPVPGVWPEEKVRKKTELPSLKVSKYLG, encoded by the coding sequence ATGAAAGGGGATTTTTATAGAAGGAAATTATCCAGGAGAGAATTTTTTAAAATGTGTGCTTTTAGCGGCGTTGCTCTGGCGTCGGTTCCTTTGCTCGTTGATATTTTGAAAGCTGCTGCCTCCAGGCCAAAAAGTGGCGAGAAAGGTTTTATTTCCCAGAGAGAGGCGATGTTTTACAAAAAGCTGGATGAAACGACAATTCAGTGTCAGCTTTGCCCCAGGAGGTGCACACTTTCAGAGGGAATGAGAGGATTCTGTCGTTCCAGGGAGCCACATGAAGGTAAGCATTATTCAATGGTATATGGTAATCCCTGTGCCATTCACGTTGACCCCATTGAGAAGAAACCTCTTTTCCACTTTTTGCCTCAAACAGCTGCCTTCTCCATTGCCACGGCTGGCTGTAATTTGCGGTGTAAATTCTGCCAGAATTGGCAGATTTCACAGTTCCCTCCCGAGGATACAGTAAATTATGAATTGCCTCCGGAAGGAGTAGTCGATTTGGCTATCAAATATGACTGTCCTACAATAGCTTATACGTATTCGGAACCTTCTATATTCTATGAATATATGTACGATACGGCTGTAATTGCCAGGGAGAGGGGAGTGAAGAACATCTATCACTCCAATGGATATCTCAACCCTGAACCTTTAAAGGAAATTTGCAAATATCTTGATGGAGCAAACGTAGACCTGAAAGGGTTTACTCAGAAATTTTATGGAGAACTTTGTGGAGCAACTCTTAAGCCTGTTTTGAATACCCTGGAAACGCTAAAAGAAGAAGGAGTGCATGTTGAGATTACTAACCTCATTGTCCCACCTTATAATGATGGTATGGAAAAGATAAAAGAGATGTGCTTGTGGATACGCGATAATTTAGGGAAGGAAGTGCCTCTCCATTTTTCCAGGTTCCATCCACTCTATAAATTAAAGAATCTCTCACCAACTCCTGTAAGCACATTGGAGAAAGCGAGAAAAGTGGCCCTGAAAGTGGGCTTGGAGTATGTATATATAGGAAATGTGCCTGGCCATCCTGGTGAGAATACCTATTGTCCCCAAGATGGAAAACTCCTTATCCACAGAAAGGGTTATCAAATCCTGGAGAATAATGTTGTTGGAGGAAAATGTAAATTTTGTGGCCAGCCAGTTCCAGGTGTATGGCCTGAAGAAAAGGTCAGGAAAAAGACAGAACTTCCCTCACTAAAAGTATCGAAATATTTAGGATAG